One Cololabis saira isolate AMF1-May2022 chromosome 12, fColSai1.1, whole genome shotgun sequence DNA window includes the following coding sequences:
- the LOC133456331 gene encoding uncharacterized protein LOC133456331, whose amino-acid sequence MTILENRQCSIRPLVLTVNLNYCTYIMLPVRTDMLTIQASGWNKRKAENLDRTLAKRYIKTVQKITEATKDLEKLTAELSLQQDTVQEWVSDVQQWTSGATIQNDLQRTIEGLYLGIKQRKFQLYRQSGGNKRRHQLRTKIAAEKKALEAAINDHNATVGEAEKLPPPNELLAVDNYSWPWECHGDMVRKKMIFDKVMLLARLKEEEVIVVREVKQHMEYMKRVSGLIDELTSQLTEDTNRKCSTEGLMEKGREGLLCVLKRRLCEVQAQLATACSTYKSILGLQTLSLDDFSEEEDFENTSSTDEELGE is encoded by the exons ATGACAATATTAGAGAATCGTCAATGTAGTATCCGACCTTTGGTCCTCACTGTGAACCTAAATTACTGCACATACATTATGCTTCCAGTTCGCACAGATATGCTTACAATCCAGGCAAGTGGCTGGAACAAGCGAAAGGCAGAAAACCTTGACCGGACACTGGCCAAAAGATACATCAAG ACTGTACAAAAGATTACAGAGGCTACGAAGGACCTGGAGAAACTTACCGCTGAGTTATCTCTACAGCAAGACACAGTCCAGGAGTGGGTGTCTGATGTTCAGCAGTGGACCTCAG GAGCAACAATCCAAAATGACCTGCAGAGGACCATCGAGGGGCTATATTTGGGCATCAAACAGCGAAAATTTCAGCTGTATCGTCAGTCtg GTGGGAATAAGCGAAGGCATCAGCTGAGAACAAAGATTGCTGCTGAGAAGAAAGCCTTGGAAGCTGCCATCAATGACCACAATGCCACTGTGGGGGAAGCTGAAAAACTCCCTCCTCCCAATGAACTCCTGGCTGTGGACAACTACTCCTGGCCATGGGAAT GTCATGGTGATATGGTGCGGAAAAAAATGATTTTCGACAAGGTCATGCTGCTGGCTAGactgaaagaagaagaagtcaTTGTGGTTCGCGAAGTCAAACAGCACATGGAGTACATGAAGAGGGTTTCTGGACTGATCGACGAGCTTACCTCTCAGCTCACTGAAGACACCAACAGGAAAT GCAGTACAGAGGGATTAATGGAGAAAGGACGTGAGGGACTACTATGTGTGCTGAAGAGACGATTGTGTGAAGTTCAAGCACAACTGGCCACAGCATGCAGCACATACAAAAGTATTCTTGGACTGCAAACATTGTCCTTAGATGACTTCTCTGAAGAGGAAGACTTTGAAAATACTTCCTCAACTGATGAGGAACTGGGAGAATAG